The proteins below are encoded in one region of Alosa sapidissima isolate fAloSap1 chromosome 24, fAloSap1.pri, whole genome shotgun sequence:
- the LOC121700076 gene encoding nuclear factor 7, brain, whose protein sequence is MASPPPEGPPQPSAEAEAEPAPICPVCQGPEPLLLPCGHSLCQACLSLCQGELGQEQLGCTECFGKELLSSVLKLLQDTLFQGQLRRPRPLGGGPGGEEDAAGDKPWEVCAEHGQRTGLYCTEDEELVCEECVREEHEDHLTCSTEEAVEDCKRELRSTLRPLQEKLQTLNTAKQTCDDTTDHIKKQSEHTERLMRAEFEKLHHFLRDEEAAAIAALKDEEEQKTRKMKHRLDRLSGEIASLMDAISTAEEAMETDDLLFLKNYKKITERTQCTVPDPPELSESLIDVASHVGCLKYRVWDKMQSIAQYNPVTLDPNTADICLSVSDDLLTVRYTEEDQQLPDNPERFSFYECVLGSEGIISGCHWWDVEVGDCSEWALGVVLDTVQRKEWFPPSPERGMWTICLLGGEYRARTASNTPLAPKKKPQRVRVQVDYERGRVTFSDPSDNALLYRFKHKFTEMVFPYFSNTCKRHPLRLSTGKVTVITD, encoded by the exons ATGGCATCGCCACCGCCAGAGGGGCCCCCTCAGCCCTCAGCAGAAGCCGAAGCAGAACCCGCGCCCATCTGCCCGGTCTGCCAGGGTCCCGAGCCGCTGCTGCTCCCCTGCGGGCACAGCCTGTGCCAGGCCTGCCTGTCGCTGTGCCAGGGCGAGCTGGGGCAGGAGCAGTTGGGCTGCACCGAGTGCTTTGGCAAGGAGCTGCTCAGCAGCGTGCTCAAGCTCCTGCAGGACACGCTGTTCCAGGGCCAGCTGAGGCGGCCGCGGCCCCTGGGGGGGGGGCCCGGGGGAGAGGAGGACGCGGCGGGGGACAAGCCCTGGGAGGTGTGCGCGGAGCACGGCCAGAGGACAGGGCTCTACTGCACCGAGGACGAGGAGctggtgtgtgaggagtgtgtgagagaggagcacGAGGATCATCTCACCTGCTCCACAGAGGAGGCCGTGGAAgactgtaag AGAGAACTGAGATCTACACTGAGGCCCTTGCAAGAGAAGCTGCAGACTCTGAACACTGCCAAGCAGACCTGTGACGACACAACAGACCACATCAAA AAACAGTCCGAGCACACAGAGAGGCTGATGAGGGCGGAGTTTGAGAAGCTCCACCACTTCCTGCGTGATGAAGAGGCCGCTGCGATAGCCGCACTCAAAGACGAGGAGGAACAGAAGACCCGCAAGATGAAACACCGACTGGACAGACTGTCCGGAGAGATCGCCTCTCTGATGGACGCCATCAGCACAGCAGAGGAGGCCATGGAAACTGACGACTTACTGTTTCTAAAG AACTATAAGAAGATAACTGAAAG AACTCAGTGCACCGTGCCTGATCCACCAGAACTATCAGAATCGCTGATTGATGTTGCCAGTCATGTGGGGTGCCTTAAGTACAGAGTCTGGGATAAGATGCAAAGTATCGCTCAGTACA ATCCTGTGACCCTTGACCCCAACACAGCAGACATTTGTCTGTCAGTATCCGACGACCTCCTCACTGTCCGCTACACAGAGGAGGATCAGCAGCTGCCCGACAACCCGGAGCGCTTCAGCTTCTACGAGTGCGTGCTGGGCTCTGAGGGCATCATCTCCGGCTGCCACTGGTGGGATGTGGAGGTGGGCGACTGCTCTGAGTGGGCCCTCGGTGTCGTCTTGGACACCGTCCAGCGCAAGGAGTGGTTCCCGCCCAGCCCCGAGCGCGGCATGTGGACCATCTGCTTGTTGGGCGGTGAGTACCGCGCCCGCACCGCGTCCAACACACCCCTGGCGCCCAAGAAGAAGCCGCAGCGGGTGCGTGTGCAGGTGGACTACGAGAGGGGACGGGTCACCTTCTCTGACCCCAGTGACAACGCGCTTCTGTACAGGTTCAAGCACAAGTTCACTGAGATGGTGTTCCCATACTTCTCCAACACCTGCAAGCGCCACCCACTGCGCCTCTCCACTGGAAAAGTCACAGTCATCACTGACTAA